From Sporolactobacillus pectinivorans:
GAAAGTGTCGTGACATTTTGATAAAAATATTGCTGACAATCGTTCAGGTTGCCATTCTTTATTTATTTTCTACGCTGGGCAATATAATTGTAAACTGGCTCCGTCTTCCCGTCTCAGGAAGTATCGTCGGCCTCTTTATCGTCCTTGCCCTGCTGCATTTCAATCTATTGAAACTATCGGCTGTCGAATGCGGTGCAAGTTTTTTAATGTCTGAAATGCTGCTCTTCTTTATTCCTTCTGCTATCGCAATAATTCAATATAAAGATCAGATACTTAGGCATGGTTCACAATTCCTGATCGTTATTATTTTAAGCACCGTCACTGTTATGATTGTGACCGGTGTCGTTGCTCAGTTTTATATCCATAAACTCAGCAGAAAAAAAGGAGAGATCTAAACAATGTTTCTTACTGCCGGCTGTATTTTACTGACCGTAGCTGTTTACTGTTTGTCGAAGAAATTATACCGGAAACTCCGGTTTGCATTTCTCTCGCCACTTTTAGTGGCTCCCTGTATCCTGTCATCGCTTCTTCTCGGGTTCCACATTGACTACACGGATTATGACAACGGCGGCCGCTGGTTAAGCAACCTGTTTCAGCCCGCAGTCGTCGGTTTTGCAGTCCCACTGTACAAATTTAGAAAAGTGATGAGAAAGTACTTAAAAGTCATTTTTGTAAGCATGGCAACCGGTGTGACAGTCGCCCTAGTCAGTTCAGGTATCTTCAGCCATCTCGTCCACCTGAACAACAGTTACCTTTTAAGCCTGTTGCCAAGGTCCATTACAACCCCGATTGCCATGGCCGTTTCCTTTGATATCGGCGGAATGCCGACAATGACGGCTATCTTTGTCATTGTCACGGGTATTACCGGATTGATTCTTGGTCCCATGGTGATCAAATATCTTCACATAAAGGAAAAGTTGGCTCGGGGCCTGCTGCTTGGTATGGGGGCACACGGAGCGGGAACATCCAAAGCTCTGGAATTTGGGAGCGAAGAAGGAGCTGCGGCAAGCTTGGCAATGGTTATTGCAGCAATATTCACACTTGTTTTTGCACCCCTGCTGACTCCACTCATTCTTTAACAAGATTCATTTCCAAGAAATTAATTTGAACGAAAAAGAGACAGGCCATTGAAGGATACTCCTTCGGGCTTGTCTCTTTTTTGAACCCTATTTTCAATAAAACAGAATTACTTTTCTTTGCCGATTCCCTGTGCATTGATAACCTTATCAATAGCCGCTGAAGCTTCATCAGCATCAGATCCATCAGCAATAATTTTGAATTCGGCACCCTGCATGATCCCGAGAGCCATGACGCCCATGATGCTCTTCAGATTTGCTTTTTTGCCGTTGTATTCAATATTGATATTTGATTCGAATTTGCTGGCTTCGCTTACCAGTACCGTAGCCGGACGGGCATGAATACCAGTTTCATCAGTGACGACATAAGTTTTTTCCATTTGTTTACTCGCTCCATTCATTTTCTTAATATAAAATTGAACAGGATGCAGTCACAAAAAAAGGCCAACAGAATAACCGTTTACACCTTTTTGTGACAACATTCCGCAAAACCTTATTTTTATTTTATCATTCCTTTTCCCGCATGTCATGGAAAAAGTAAAAAAAATAAGAACGCTACCAAAAAAATCTGCAATCGGCGTTTTGCGAGTTCCAAAAGTATTCCGTCGATGGCGATCAGTGTGCAGACCAACAACCAGGCCAATTCCTTTCACCATCTTGCCAGAGCTGCGGCTTTCGCCGCGCATCTTCTCTTCCCGCGAAGTAAAAAGTACGCCGGCCACAATCAGAATAAGTGTACCAAAACCAGCCGAACAGCGATGCACACCGGTGAGCTGCATACCTGTTGATATTGACATTGTTTCGAGATGCCAATCGTTTTCATTGCGCTGAATTGATGGAACTTTTGACTGCCAGAAAAGGCCTGAGATAAAACCTACGATGATCCACTTTACTGCTAAAATTCGATGACACAATAAAAGAGAGCCAATTGAAATTGCTCCGATCGTCATGCCAAAGCCCTGGTGATGAGTGTCCAGCCCATTTTCGTGCTCACAAGCGGGAGTGTGCCCCACAATAGAACCGCGATCGGTGCGATCAGGATGCCGGACAAAGCGTGCACACCCTCCAATATATCTACACGATCAGCTTGTAGATAAGTTGCCGCAATTTCTGAAAAATATGCAGGAATTTGTCAAAAAAAAAACATTCATTTAGCCTGGCTGGCTTAGTGAATGGCAGATCCTCCCAAACCGACTTGTATATATTAGTAATTTTCTCACATTGCTTTAACAGCACAAATTTTTTCTTTTAAAAATGACAGTTCCGAAAAAAAGTCAGAAAGGTACCGATCCTTGCTTTATGAACTTTTTAAACATTCTTCAAGAAACAGGACTATCTTTTTCAAGTTAAGGTTCCGTTCACTTTTAATTTTTCACCACCCGTATTAAAAGAGACCGATTCCAGTTCTGAAGTCGGCCTCATAACAACTGTTTTTCATTCTCTATGGTCTTCGCTTTTTTGACTGGAACGCCGGAAGAAAAGATCGTTCAACAAATTTTTACTCTGCTGAATAGGCAGTTTATAAAGTTCTTCCCATTGCCGCGCTACTTCTTCAGGGCCGCTGTCCATCAACCTTTTCTTATCTTCTTCACTCAAGTTCTTGAATGCCCCTTCTAGTTCTTCCAAGTGATGATCCAAAGGTTTATTTTCTTTTTTGCGCAATATTTTCTCCAACATCGATTTTCGATCATTTTGTCTGTTCATCTTGCGCCACCCTTTCCGTTCTGAACAATGTAGCCGCATCTTACTGAATTAATATTATAACTAATCATAGTCAAGGGTAATCAATATGATCACTTTTGCTAAAAATTCGGTTTTGATCTATACCCCTTCCTGCTTTCAGAAATTTATCGTTGAAAAAAGTCCCTCTTACTGTCTGTACAAACAATAAGAGGGATAAGGATAAGTTAATAAATCCAGAACCAGAATCGTTTTTCGTACCACAAACCGGCTCAGGCAGCCTTTCTTTCTGGGAAAAATACACTTAGGTCAAAGTTCAATGTATCATCGTTTCTTCCGCGCGGTTTTCAATACGAAGTTTGTCGGCGACCATGGCGATGAATTCCGAATTCGTAGGTTTCGCTTTAGACATGGATACCGTGTAGCCGAAAAGTGAGGAGATCGATTCGACGTTGCCTCGACTCCATGCTACTTCGATCGCGTGGCGAATTGCCCGCTCAACGCGGCTCGGTGTCGTTTTAAATTTTTTTGCTATATCCGGATAAAGCACTTTAGTGATTGATCCGAGTAATTCTATATTGTGATAAACCATCGAAATGGCTTCCCGCAAATACATGTATCCCTTAATATGCGCCGGGACACCAATCTCATGAATAATTTCCGTAATGCTCGCGTTGAGATCATGGTTGCTGTCCTGCTGCGACGGTATAACTCCGGCTCTGTTTGATATTACGGCATCCGTTTCGCGTTCGCCCATCACTTGGCGAATTTGATTGGCCAGATTTTCCATGTCAAAAGGCTTGAGAATAAAGTATGAAGCACCCAATTCAACCGCCTTCTTCGTTACATCTTCCTGTCCAAAGGCAGTAAGCATAATAATTTTAGGCTTCGCCAGCTGATCACTTTTTCGTATTTGCCTTAGTACACCCAGTCCATCGAGATGTGGCATAATAATATCCAGCAATAACACGTCAGGTTTTACTTTCTTTAACATGTCCAGGCATTCTTGCCCATTCTTTGCTGTTGCCACGACTTCAATGTCATCCTGTGTCTTTAGATACTCTGAGATCAAAAAAATCAATTCTTGGTTGTCATCCGTTAAACCCACTTTTATTCTTTGCAAAATAAAAATCCCCCTCACGAAAAGTTCTACAGTTTATCTTTTCGACAATGAGGAGGGTATTCCTTTTTCAGAATCTTTGAATCGCTTTGCTTTTTTCTCGTTTTTGTGCCTAAATTCTTTCATTTTCAGCTGTTTTCGACAAATTATCCTATTTCTTTTTAGGGTTTTGTCGGAGAATATTTCTATTTTCTCCATTCAGCTGACTGTTTCTAGCAGCCGGCCGTCACTTGGGCGAACAATGCCCGCTTCGCGAAGCATCCATTCGATATGAACACCATAACCGCATGTCGGATCGTTGACAAAGACATGTGTGACTGCCCCGACCAGTTTCCCATTCTGAATGATTGGACTCCCGCTCATCCCCTGAATAATACCACCTGTTGCTTTAAGTAGCCGCGGATCAGTGATTTTGATGACCAAGCCCTTAGTAGCTGGATATTTCTGCGGAACGGAATTCAAAATTCTGATATCGAAGGCCTGAATATGATTTCCATCCA
This genomic window contains:
- a CDS encoding CidA/LrgA family protein, whose amino-acid sequence is MIKILLTIVQVAILYLFSTLGNIIVNWLRLPVSGSIVGLFIVLALLHFNLLKLSAVECGASFLMSEMLLFFIPSAIAIIQYKDQILRHGSQFLIVIILSTVTVMIVTGVVAQFYIHKLSRKKGEI
- a CDS encoding LrgB family protein: MFLTAGCILLTVAVYCLSKKLYRKLRFAFLSPLLVAPCILSSLLLGFHIDYTDYDNGGRWLSNLFQPAVVGFAVPLYKFRKVMRKYLKVIFVSMATGVTVALVSSGIFSHLVHLNNSYLLSLLPRSITTPIAMAVSFDIGGMPTMTAIFVIVTGITGLILGPMVIKYLHIKEKLARGLLLGMGAHGAGTSKALEFGSEEGAAASLAMVIAAIFTLVFAPLLTPLIL
- a CDS encoding phosphocarrier protein HPr, coding for MEKTYVVTDETGIHARPATVLVSEASKFESNINIEYNGKKANLKSIMGVMALGIMQGAEFKIIADGSDADEASAAIDKVINAQGIGKEK
- a CDS encoding GRP family sugar transporter, translating into MGHTPACEHENGLDTHHQGFGMTIGAISIGSLLLCHRILAVKWIIVGFISGLFWQSKVPSIQRNENDWHLETMSISTGMQLTGVHRCSAGFGTLILIVAGVLFTSREEKMRGESRSSGKMVKGIGLVVGLHTDRHRRNTFGTRKTPIADFFGSVLIFFTFSMTCGKRNDKIKIRFCGMLSQKGVNGYSVGLFL
- the spo0A gene encoding sporulation transcription factor Spo0A; the encoded protein is MQRIKVGLTDDNQELIFLISEYLKTQDDIEVVATAKNGQECLDMLKKVKPDVLLLDIIMPHLDGLGVLRQIRKSDQLAKPKIIMLTAFGQEDVTKKAVELGASYFILKPFDMENLANQIRQVMGERETDAVISNRAGVIPSQQDSNHDLNASITEIIHEIGVPAHIKGYMYLREAISMVYHNIELLGSITKVLYPDIAKKFKTTPSRVERAIRHAIEVAWSRGNVESISSLFGYTVSMSKAKPTNSEFIAMVADKLRIENRAEETMIH